One Azoarcus sp. DN11 DNA segment encodes these proteins:
- the paaX gene encoding phenylacetic acid degradation operon negative regulatory protein PaaX, with protein sequence MKNRFLEQWISDYLAERRVRANSLIITVYGDFIAPHGGTVWLGSFIRLVEPLGLNERMVRTSVYRLSQDHWLESEQIGRKSYYSLTASGRRRFEHAYRRIYDTPQDTWNGEWQLVVLPSTLGSPERDTLRKELSWAGYGNVAPGVMGHPSSDTATLMEILQDTATQDKVVPMQAATLGALATRPLQDLARDCWNLDEIEATYREFSDRMRPVLRSLRATRNLDPEQCFLIQTLTMHEFRRALLHDPQLPMQLMPHDWSGTAARALSRAIYQITWRHAQQHLMAVCETPNGALPAAAPYYYKRFGGLDLESAAKELAEN encoded by the coding sequence ATGAAAAACCGTTTCCTCGAACAGTGGATCAGCGACTACCTGGCCGAGCGCCGGGTGCGCGCCAACTCGCTGATCATCACGGTGTACGGCGACTTCATCGCGCCGCACGGCGGCACCGTCTGGCTGGGCAGCTTCATCCGCCTCGTCGAGCCCTTGGGGCTGAACGAGCGCATGGTGCGCACCAGCGTGTATCGCCTGTCGCAGGACCACTGGCTGGAATCGGAACAGATCGGGCGCAAGAGCTACTACAGCCTGACGGCCTCGGGCCGACGCCGCTTCGAGCACGCCTACCGCCGCATCTACGACACGCCGCAGGACACCTGGAACGGCGAATGGCAGTTGGTCGTGCTGCCCTCCACGCTGGGTTCGCCCGAGCGCGACACGCTGCGCAAGGAGCTCTCCTGGGCGGGTTACGGCAACGTCGCGCCCGGGGTCATGGGGCACCCGTCAAGCGACACCGCGACGCTGATGGAAATCCTCCAGGACACCGCCACGCAGGACAAGGTCGTGCCGATGCAGGCGGCCACGCTCGGGGCGTTGGCGACCCGTCCCCTGCAGGATCTTGCGCGCGACTGCTGGAACCTCGACGAGATCGAGGCGACCTACCGGGAGTTCTCGGACCGCATGCGCCCGGTGCTGCGCTCGCTGCGCGCCACGCGCAACCTCGACCCCGAACAGTGCTTCCTGATCCAGACGCTGACGATGCACGAATTCCGCCGCGCGCTGCTGCACGACCCGCAGTTGCCGATGCAGCTGATGCCGCACGACTGGAGCGGCACCGCCGCACGCGCACTGTCGCGCGCCATCTACCAGATCACCTGGCGGCACGCGCAGCAGCACCTGATGGCGGTGTGCGAAACCCCCAACGGAGCACTGCCGGCCGCAGCCCCCTACTACTACAAGCGATTCGGCGGACTCGATCTCGAATCCGCCGCCAAGGAACTGGCCGAGAACTGA
- the fdhD gene encoding formate dehydrogenase accessory sulfurtransferase FdhD yields MYGVDRWTDDGAVRAEDSVAEEVPVALVYNGFSHAVMMATPQDLEDFAVGFSLSEGIAGNAREILDIEVVEHAHGTEVQMQLAGERFAQLRARRRAMTGRTGCGICGVESLDQLACRPIAKVGATGMLDAGALQRAQAELQSRQHLFDLTGAVHAAAWCGFDGHIELVREDVGRHNALDKLIGAIAAERRSFNEGFLFMTSRASYEIVQKSAAVGIAVVAAVSAPTGMAVRVAQAAGLTLIGFARGERHSIYSHPERVH; encoded by the coding sequence ATGTACGGCGTGGATCGGTGGACCGACGACGGTGCGGTGCGCGCCGAGGATTCGGTGGCCGAGGAAGTGCCGGTCGCGCTGGTGTACAACGGCTTCTCGCACGCCGTGATGATGGCCACCCCGCAGGATCTGGAGGACTTCGCGGTCGGTTTCAGCCTGAGCGAAGGCATCGCCGGCAACGCCCGCGAGATCCTCGACATCGAGGTCGTCGAGCATGCGCACGGTACCGAAGTGCAGATGCAGCTGGCGGGCGAGCGCTTCGCGCAGCTGCGGGCGCGCCGCCGTGCGATGACCGGGCGCACCGGCTGTGGCATCTGCGGCGTCGAAAGCCTCGACCAGCTCGCCTGTCGGCCGATCGCGAAGGTCGGGGCGACGGGCATGCTCGACGCAGGCGCCTTGCAGCGTGCCCAGGCCGAACTCCAGTCGCGTCAGCATTTGTTCGATCTCACCGGCGCGGTGCATGCGGCCGCGTGGTGCGGTTTTGATGGCCATATCGAACTCGTGCGCGAGGACGTCGGCCGGCACAACGCGCTCGACAAGCTGATCGGCGCCATCGCGGCGGAGCGCCGTTCGTTCAACGAAGGTTTCCTGTTCATGACCAGCCGCGCGAGCTACGAGATCGTGCAGAAGTCCGCGGCGGTCGGCATCGCGGTGGTGGCGGCAGTTTCCGCGCCGACCGGCATGGCAGTGCGCGTCGCGCAGGCCGCGGGCCTCACGCTGATCGGCTTCGCGCGCGGCGAGCGCCACAGCATCTACTCGCATCCCGAGCGGGTCCACTAA